Proteins from one Nomia melanderi isolate GNS246 chromosome 3, iyNomMela1, whole genome shotgun sequence genomic window:
- the LOC143174314 gene encoding uncharacterized protein LOC143174314: protein MAKTKTTPTQKTAVEGKPSYDELIKMIANLNKTIENLTKQLEEERNRKIAAEQEKGQSRGGNIPAPSTLSTSNPPTEPEGPSGIFQAEENSGVGHWSTVATGKRKSGLPAGPSAPPVKKSSFATKTEAKPPPEQDASSGPITKKAKPAFGNELLIRPILTYGCPIWYNISAGTMEQLRVFERKCLRACLSRYRTPESNFTKLVKNHRLYEEANIIRIDLFILKLIRNHWANVHNVTTNSLIHCSTFPNPLYFRKTMVTGYTPPESFIYLDSEGYIQNSENVPIIYHVHRRTFDKHITYDKNIRFNDPDMRYNYNLSNVDKRDKHRQNIRYWWL from the exons ATGGCCAAGACAAAGACAACACCGACCCAGAAAACAGCAGTAGAAGGAAAACCATCATATGATGAATTAATCAAAATGATAGcaaacctaaataaaacaatagaaaacctGACGAAGCAACTGGAAGAAGAACGAAACCGAAAAATAGCTGCGGAACAAGAAAAAGGACAAAGTAGGGGAGGAAACATACCTGCACCGAGTACTTTAAGTACATCGAACCCCCCAACTGAACCAGAAGGGCCGAGTGGAATTTTCCAAGCCGAAGAAAATAGCGGCGTGGGACATTGGAGTACCGTTGCgacaggaaaaaggaaaagcggCCTACCTGCAGGACCGTCCGCACCCCCCGTCAAAAAGAGTAGCTTCGCCACCAAGACCGAAGCAAAACCACCTCCAGAACAGGACGCATCAAGTGGACCAATAACAAAGAAAGCAAAACCAGCTTTCGGAAACGAG CTTCTTATACGACCGATCCTGACCTACGGCTGTCCCATCTGGTACAACATCAGCGCTGGAACCATGGAACAACTACGAGTCTTCGAGAGGAAATGCCTGAGAGCCTGCCTCAGCAGATACCGGACACCAGAGTCCAACTTTACTAAGCTCGTCAAGAACCACAGACTATACGAAGAAGCCAACATCATCAGAATAGacctatttattttaaagctAATCAGAAATCATTGGGCTAACGTTCATAATGTTACAACCAATAGTCTCATTCACTGCTCCACTTTTCCAAACCCTCTATACTTCAGAAAAACCATGGTAACAGGATATACCCCACCAGAGTCCTTCATCTATCTCGATAGTGAAGGATACatacaaaattcagaaaatgtGCCAATAATTTACCATGTACACAGAAGAACTTTTGACAAACATATCACATATGACAAGAATATCAGATTCAATGACCCAGACATGCGTTACAACTATAACTTATCTAATGTAGATAAAAGAGACAAACACAGACAGAACATCAGATATTGGTGGTTGTGA